In Candidatus Bathyarchaeota archaeon, the following are encoded in one genomic region:
- a CDS encoding electron transfer flavoprotein subunit alpha/FixB family protein, which yields MKEIFVLSEHRQGQIRDITFEMLAKGKELAEKTNTELTVVLFGKDVKEQAKTLSEYAKKVLLVEDAKLENFNSETYQKILSNLIRERKPLLTLIGHTSFGMDLAPCLAVSLDVPLATDCIDLRFKNGTLTVTRQMYGGKVNVNAVLRKAENYIVTVRQASFPAGKKTSTNGEIIEIPSPISEETAEKRFIKYVLPPPGGVDITAADVLVGIGRGIKDESDIPPIEELATTLGAVLACSRPIVDKGWLPNDRQIGSSGKTVKPKLYIALGISGAFQHVLGMKNSDLIIAINKDPHAPIFSVADYGIVEDLFKIVPPLKSKVNELKGKR from the coding sequence ATGAAAGAAATTTTTGTTCTAAGCGAACACAGGCAAGGACAGATCAGAGACATAACCTTTGAAATGTTAGCCAAAGGTAAGGAATTGGCTGAGAAAACAAACACAGAACTAACAGTAGTGCTATTCGGGAAAGATGTCAAAGAACAAGCAAAAACTCTTTCAGAATACGCAAAAAAGGTTCTGTTGGTTGAAGATGCAAAGTTGGAGAATTTTAACTCAGAAACCTATCAGAAAATACTATCCAATTTAATAAGAGAACGCAAGCCATTATTAACCTTAATTGGGCACACCTCTTTTGGTATGGATTTGGCGCCATGCCTCGCTGTTTCGTTGGATGTACCCTTAGCAACGGACTGCATAGACCTAAGATTTAAAAATGGGACATTAACTGTGACACGTCAGATGTATGGTGGCAAAGTAAACGTCAATGCAGTGCTTCGTAAAGCAGAAAATTACATCGTGACTGTTCGACAAGCATCTTTCCCAGCTGGAAAGAAGACTTCTACAAATGGAGAAATTATTGAAATTCCTTCTCCTATTTCCGAGGAAACAGCGGAAAAACGCTTTATCAAATACGTTTTGCCTCCTCCCGGCGGCGTAGATATAACAGCTGCGGATGTGCTCGTAGGAATTGGGCGCGGGATAAAAGACGAAAGTGATATTCCTCCAATAGAAGAACTGGCAACAACCCTTGGAGCTGTATTAGCCTGTTCACGTCCCATCGTAGATAAAGGATGGCTTCCTAACGACCGCCAAATAGGCAGTTCTGGAAAGACCGTTAAACCGAAACTTTACATAGCCCTCGGAATAAGCGGTGCCTTCCAACATGTCCTCGGGATGAAGAACTCGGATCTAATCATCGCAATAAACAAGGATCCACACGCACCTATATTCAGTGTAGCTGACTATGGTATCGTGGAAGACCTCTTCAAAATAGTTCCGCCCCTAAAAAGCAAAGTAAATGAACTAAAAGGAAAAAGGTAA
- a CDS encoding type II secretion system F family protein — translation MPLLSTLEGLSFRFFGRIAPVFLKNVFEFEGYLQRANMRIYAETYVSLMFFVASLTLPVSIVAIVLLYFFQFIPLIFLVPTPLFVMIAFMLTPMSKASERSQRLEREMPFAATYVAVMASGGIPPYTSFKRLAKADLMPAMSQEAKNLIRDVEIFGVDPLTAMQSSAKANPLDIYREFVGGYASTVIIGGDITSFLETKSRELFKTRAARVRAAAERLGMLLESFIIIMVLMSLCFYILFSVEAIYSTGMSSYSGIILYTYVFTPLLSFVFIYLAHGMQPKSPVTDWRPYKAFGICAVIAVAVLMLLTNFLGIMPVPFLAPLANIVDLPTAVSITLVITTGPPAIIHTRLSAEKMSTEKGVTLFLQDLTETRKTGLAPEKCIETLSNREYGSFSKHLKKITAELSWGIPIRKVFMDFVSRTKSWATQIVMFLLVETIDVGGGTIAMIESLARFTTTTQQVEREKRMSVKPYIMMPYFASLMLVATTVMMLTFTTQTVGLAGPEATTAVDIDALMLIFSTSVIIHSYLIGLVGGKISEESVAAGFKHATLLTIIAIVASKVAPSLISFQGG, via the coding sequence TTGCCATTGCTAAGCACTCTTGAAGGGCTTTCATTCCGCTTTTTCGGAAGGATAGCGCCAGTCTTCCTAAAGAACGTCTTCGAGTTCGAAGGCTATCTTCAAAGAGCAAATATGAGGATATACGCTGAAACATATGTATCTCTAATGTTTTTTGTAGCTTCTCTGACACTTCCAGTAAGTATAGTTGCTATTGTGCTTCTCTACTTCTTCCAATTCATCCCTCTCATTTTCCTAGTGCCTACCCCCCTGTTTGTAATGATTGCCTTCATGCTCACCCCTATGTCCAAAGCCAGTGAACGATCTCAACGGTTAGAAAGAGAAATGCCATTTGCCGCAACTTACGTGGCCGTCATGGCATCAGGAGGAATTCCTCCATATACAAGCTTCAAACGACTTGCAAAAGCAGACTTGATGCCTGCTATGAGCCAAGAAGCAAAAAACTTGATCAGAGATGTAGAGATTTTTGGCGTAGATCCTTTAACTGCTATGCAAAGCTCTGCAAAAGCAAATCCATTAGACATTTATCGGGAGTTTGTTGGAGGATACGCTTCTACAGTTATCATAGGTGGAGACATTACCAGTTTCCTTGAAACAAAGTCTAGAGAGCTCTTTAAGACAAGAGCTGCAAGAGTACGAGCGGCTGCAGAGCGGCTTGGCATGCTTCTAGAGTCATTCATTATCATTATGGTCCTCATGTCTCTGTGCTTTTATATCTTGTTCAGCGTGGAGGCAATCTATAGTACAGGAATGTCTTCGTACTCAGGAATAATCCTGTACACGTATGTTTTCACGCCGCTACTTTCGTTTGTGTTTATCTATCTTGCACATGGTATGCAGCCGAAATCTCCAGTTACGGATTGGAGACCCTACAAGGCTTTTGGAATCTGTGCGGTGATTGCTGTAGCAGTTCTTATGCTTCTCACTAACTTCTTAGGTATTATGCCTGTTCCGTTTCTTGCGCCATTAGCAAATATTGTCGATCTTCCAACGGCAGTCTCGATAACTTTAGTGATTACAACTGGACCACCCGCCATTATCCATACGAGACTTTCTGCAGAAAAAATGAGCACCGAGAAGGGAGTTACCCTTTTTCTTCAAGACCTTACAGAAACTAGGAAGACTGGTCTTGCCCCGGAAAAATGTATTGAAACTCTTTCTAATCGGGAATATGGAAGTTTCAGCAAGCATTTAAAGAAAATAACAGCTGAACTTTCTTGGGGTATCCCGATAAGGAAAGTTTTCATGGATTTTGTCAGCCGAACAAAAAGTTGGGCGACGCAGATTGTTATGTTTCTTTTGGTGGAGACGATTGATGTTGGCGGTGGCACTATCGCGATGATTGAGTCGCTTGCGAGATTTACCACTACGACGCAGCAGGTGGAAAGAGAGAAGAGGATGTCAGTTAAGCCTTACATAATGATGCCTTACTTTGCGTCTCTCATGTTGGTGGCTACAACTGTTATGATGCTCACTTTTACAACACAAACGGTTGGCCTTGCAGGTCCTGAGGCTACGACTGCGGTAGATATAGATGCATTAATGCTTATTTTCTCCACTTCTGTCATAATTCATAGCTATTTAATCGGGCTTGTGGGAGGGAAGATAAGTGAGGAATCCGTTGCTGCAGGCTTCAAACACGCGACATTACTGACAATAATCGCTATAGTAGCATCTAAGGTAGCTCCATCTTTGATTAGCTTCCAAGGAGGTTAA
- a CDS encoding type II/IV secretion system ATPase subunit: MQHLKKASAKLKDSLKKIKLPRFRKSPMQMVVQKAPPKPVPRGFKIIERYPLYEPFAHVAIVQNPKTGEYKYILDELQLDPLEQNIYNRVLDVLLAEIDSPKEEIDDPRKFFATEARQIVDKYRISLGWLPDVSWYKILYHAERDLVGFGRIDPLMRDPNIEDISCDGIQKSVYIWHRKYESLETNLIFREDPELDNLVVKLVHMGGQHVSSAFPIVDASLPGKHRLAVCYRREITPFGTAFTIRKFREDPYSIIDLINLGTFSEEIAAYFWLCLENRASVMILGGTASGKTTALNALACLIKPGSKLITIEETAELNLSHENWISLISRRSYGLGKNQTGEVTLFDLVKTSMRHRPDVLIVGEIRGAEAYVLFQAMATGHGGMSTMHAEDIDSAVKRLTQKPMNIAPAYIPLLNIVLSIQRVHLEVEGETKAFRRVMEISEVANYEDYRRIFKWQPTKDDYISSFDDSVMLPYMSERTDMDRKDLEKEIEQRRKVLHWMREQNIRSYKDVAAIIAEYYARPEEFYKKVSIGEIEALAIAKHS; encoded by the coding sequence TTGCAACACTTGAAAAAAGCGTCAGCGAAACTAAAAGATTCTCTAAAAAAAATTAAGTTGCCACGATTCCGTAAGTCACCTATGCAAATGGTTGTTCAAAAAGCACCACCAAAACCAGTGCCCAGGGGTTTCAAGATTATTGAGAGATATCCGTTGTATGAACCTTTTGCACATGTGGCTATAGTGCAGAACCCAAAAACTGGTGAATACAAATATATACTTGACGAGTTACAGCTGGATCCGTTGGAACAGAATATCTACAATCGTGTTTTGGATGTTTTGCTGGCTGAGATAGATTCTCCAAAAGAGGAAATTGATGATCCTAGAAAGTTTTTTGCCACAGAAGCCAGACAAATCGTCGACAAATACCGTATCAGCCTAGGATGGTTACCCGATGTTTCTTGGTACAAAATCCTATATCACGCTGAGCGAGACCTCGTCGGCTTCGGAAGAATTGACCCACTTATGCGTGATCCTAACATCGAAGACATATCATGCGACGGTATCCAAAAATCAGTTTACATATGGCACCGAAAATACGAAAGTCTCGAAACCAACCTCATTTTCCGAGAAGATCCCGAATTGGACAACTTGGTAGTTAAGCTAGTTCACATGGGTGGACAACATGTAAGCTCTGCATTCCCTATAGTTGACGCCTCACTTCCCGGAAAACATAGACTTGCTGTATGCTATCGACGCGAAATTACGCCTTTTGGCACAGCTTTCACTATACGGAAATTCAGAGAAGACCCATATTCTATCATTGACTTGATTAACCTCGGAACCTTCTCTGAAGAGATAGCTGCGTATTTCTGGTTATGTCTAGAAAATAGAGCATCAGTCATGATTTTGGGAGGCACAGCATCCGGGAAAACAACAGCATTGAATGCTCTTGCCTGCCTTATTAAGCCAGGTAGCAAACTAATCACAATTGAGGAAACCGCTGAGCTGAATCTTTCTCATGAGAACTGGATTTCGTTGATTTCAAGAAGGAGTTATGGACTTGGTAAAAACCAAACAGGTGAAGTGACACTTTTTGATCTTGTAAAAACTTCGATGAGACATAGGCCAGACGTTCTCATAGTAGGGGAGATTCGAGGCGCAGAAGCCTATGTCCTATTTCAGGCAATGGCAACAGGTCATGGTGGTATGAGCACAATGCACGCTGAAGACATTGATTCTGCGGTTAAGCGTCTCACCCAGAAGCCTATGAATATTGCACCTGCATACATTCCGCTCTTGAACATTGTGTTATCTATTCAAAGGGTTCACTTAGAAGTAGAGGGGGAAACGAAAGCATTTAGACGTGTGATGGAAATAAGTGAAGTTGCTAACTACGAGGATTATCGAAGGATTTTCAAATGGCAACCTACGAAAGACGATTACATATCTTCATTTGACGATAGCGTTATGTTGCCTTACATGTCTGAACGCACCGACATGGACAGAAAAGATTTGGAAAAGGAGATTGAGCAACGTAGAAAAGTGTTGCATTGGATGAGAGAACAAAACATTCGCAGCTACAAAGATGTTGCAGCAATTATTGCAGAATATTATGCTAGACCAGAAGAATTCTACAAAAAAGTTTCAATAGGAGAAATAGAAGCACTTGCCATTGCTAAGCACTCTTGA
- a CDS encoding electron transfer flavoprotein subunit beta/FixA family protein: protein MDIIVCVKHVPETAEAEIKIDSAGKSIEKSGLVFDINEWDDYALEEAVQVKERIGGTVTAITVGSEDADSTLRKCLARGADKAVRLTDPKFEGSDGYAIAKILYKTIKDLPFNMIFTGAQAGDDGYAIVGPILAELLGIPHATMVKKIELNSDVAKVNRELEGGLEEIIEIRLPAVLTIQTGINEPRYVSIMGIRKAMQKEIKVFSLAEVGLSENEVGEAGSWTKIENMYVPPVEKQAEFLKGSPEEVAARIAEILKARGLV from the coding sequence ATGGATATAATCGTTTGTGTGAAACACGTTCCTGAAACGGCGGAAGCAGAGATAAAAATAGACTCTGCAGGAAAATCCATAGAAAAAAGTGGTTTAGTTTTTGACATTAATGAATGGGATGATTACGCTCTAGAGGAAGCAGTGCAAGTAAAAGAAAGAATCGGAGGAACTGTCACCGCCATAACAGTGGGTTCTGAGGACGCTGACAGCACTTTAAGAAAGTGTCTAGCCCGAGGAGCAGACAAGGCTGTAAGGCTTACCGACCCGAAGTTCGAAGGCTCTGACGGCTACGCCATCGCCAAAATCCTCTATAAGACCATTAAGGACTTGCCTTTCAACATGATATTTACGGGGGCACAAGCAGGTGACGATGGCTATGCAATAGTGGGGCCAATACTTGCAGAACTTCTCGGAATCCCCCACGCCACTATGGTTAAGAAAATCGAATTGAACAGTGACGTCGCCAAGGTTAACCGTGAATTGGAAGGTGGCTTGGAAGAAATTATCGAAATAAGGCTACCAGCTGTGCTTACAATCCAAACAGGAATTAATGAACCTCGCTATGTCTCCATTATGGGAATAAGAAAAGCAATGCAGAAGGAGATAAAAGTCTTCAGCTTGGCTGAAGTTGGCCTAAGCGAAAATGAGGTTGGGGAAGCTGGTTCATGGACAAAAATAGAAAATATGTACGTGCCACCTGTAGAGAAACAAGCAGAATTCCTAAAAGGGAGTCCAGAAGAAGTTGCTGCGAGAATCGCCGAAATCCTAAAAGCAAGGGGGTTAGTATAA